The Salmonella enterica subsp. houtenae serovar Houten genome has a segment encoding these proteins:
- a CDS encoding membrane protein, with amino-acid sequence MVVLAMSGWLRWQVEAVDKWRQAELLWLYGLRLVLMAMLVLPWMQYQLHSQTGSARYPQFYMRLWHNVLTLFIALAANGLFWLVLLLWSALFKLVGIRFFSTLFFETEGVIYVAIGLITALAVILARTQSRLVAAVQKLLTLIATGLLPVVSLLALLFIVTLPFTGLAAISARVSAAGLLSTLTLMLLLLVAIVNEPQKRVLPYPRALRGMISASLCVAPIYMLLAGWALWVRIQQYGWTPDRLYGALTVFVLLIWSFGYLSGLLRRGRDPGERQGKVILSVSLLTLVILLLLASPVLDVWRISVNSHMARYHSGKITADQVSLYMLEHSGKTGQEALKSLLDDETFTQDIKRKRELTTFLQGNKASPTADDLARVVMMAPGSQKPDAAFWTFVKEQNYSAASCFEQDACVLVSQDLNGDGQPEQVLYNFIVAESQLYGLKDRKWTQIAFAPLPDGFSKTQLLHAIAGHRLGSAPKAWRDIIVDGKRLDVNYYNE; translated from the coding sequence ATGGTAGTGCTGGCAATGAGCGGCTGGCTGAGATGGCAGGTGGAGGCGGTGGATAAATGGCGCCAGGCCGAGCTCCTCTGGCTGTATGGTCTCCGGCTTGTGTTGATGGCGATGCTGGTATTACCCTGGATGCAATATCAGTTACATTCGCAAACCGGTTCGGCGCGTTATCCTCAGTTTTATATGCGGTTATGGCATAACGTACTGACGTTGTTTATCGCCCTGGCCGCTAACGGACTGTTCTGGCTGGTTCTCCTGCTCTGGAGCGCGCTATTTAAGCTGGTGGGCATCCGCTTTTTTAGCACCCTTTTCTTTGAAACTGAAGGCGTTATTTATGTGGCCATCGGCCTGATTACGGCGCTGGCGGTCATTCTCGCCCGCACGCAGTCGCGCCTTGTGGCGGCGGTACAAAAGCTGCTGACGCTGATCGCGACGGGTTTACTGCCGGTGGTGTCGCTGCTGGCATTGCTGTTTATTGTGACGCTACCCTTTACCGGACTGGCGGCGATTTCTGCGCGTGTTTCCGCTGCGGGGCTGTTATCCACGCTGACGCTGATGCTGCTACTCCTCGTAGCGATTGTCAACGAACCGCAAAAGCGCGTATTACCCTATCCGCGCGCACTACGCGGTATGATTAGCGCCTCGCTTTGCGTTGCCCCGATATATATGCTGCTAGCGGGCTGGGCGTTATGGGTACGCATTCAGCAATACGGCTGGACGCCGGATCGTCTGTATGGCGCGCTGACGGTATTTGTCTTGCTGATATGGTCCTTCGGTTATCTGAGCGGTCTGTTACGGCGCGGACGTGACCCTGGTGAGCGGCAAGGCAAGGTGATACTGAGCGTCTCTTTGCTAACACTGGTGATATTGCTGCTGCTGGCCTCGCCTGTACTTGATGTCTGGCGTATTAGCGTCAACAGTCATATGGCGCGTTACCACAGCGGGAAAATTACGGCGGATCAGGTCAGCCTGTATATGCTGGAGCACAGCGGTAAAACTGGCCAGGAAGCGCTGAAATCGTTGCTGGATGACGAGACGTTCACGCAGGACATAAAGCGCAAGCGTGAACTGACGACGTTTTTGCAGGGAAATAAGGCCTCCCCGACGGCGGACGATTTAGCGCGGGTGGTGATGATGGCGCCCGGTAGCCAGAAGCCAGATGCCGCATTTTGGACGTTTGTCAAAGAGCAGAATTATTCGGCCGCTTCTTGCTTCGAACAGGATGCCTGCGTGCTGGTGAGTCAGGATCTTAACGGTGACGGTCAGCCTGAGCAGGTGCTGTATAATTTTATTGTTGCCGAGAGCCAGCTCTACGGCTTAAAAGATCGGAAATGGACGCAGATAGCATTCGCCCCATTGCCGGACGGGTTTTCTAAGACGCAACTTTTGCACGCGATTGCCGGGCATCGGTTAGGCTCAGCTCCCAAAGCCTGGCGCGATATCATCGTTGATGGTAAGCGGCTGGATGTGAACTACTACAACGAGTAA
- the yrfG gene encoding hydrolase — protein MHIDIDWQNVDTVLLDMDGTLLDLAFDNYFWQKLVPETYGAQQGISPQDAQEYIRQQYHAVQHTLNWYCLDYWSERLGLDICAMTTAQGPRAVLRDDTVPFLNALKASGKRRILLTNAHPHNLAVKLEHTGLASHLDLLLSTHTFGYPKEDQRLWRAVAEETGISAEKTLFIDDSEPILDAAARFGIRYCLGVTNPDSGLAEKQYTRHPSLNDYRRLIPSLM, from the coding sequence ATGCATATTGATATTGACTGGCAAAACGTGGATACCGTTTTGCTGGATATGGACGGCACGCTGCTCGATCTCGCGTTCGATAACTATTTCTGGCAAAAGCTGGTACCGGAAACCTACGGCGCGCAGCAGGGTATTTCGCCGCAGGACGCGCAGGAATATATTCGCCAGCAGTATCATGCCGTACAGCATACGCTAAACTGGTACTGTCTGGATTACTGGAGCGAGCGCCTGGGTCTGGATATTTGCGCCATGACGACGGCGCAAGGGCCGCGCGCCGTTTTGCGCGACGATACCGTACCGTTTCTGAATGCGTTAAAAGCCAGCGGAAAACGTCGGATTCTGCTCACCAATGCGCATCCACATAACCTGGCGGTGAAGCTGGAGCATACCGGTCTGGCCTCACACCTTGATTTATTACTTTCCACCCACACATTTGGTTATCCCAAAGAGGATCAGCGGTTATGGCGCGCTGTAGCTGAAGAAACAGGAATAAGCGCAGAGAAAACGCTGTTTATCGATGACAGCGAACCGATTCTCGACGCCGCCGCCCGGTTTGGTATTCGCTACTGTCTTGGCGTGACGAATCCCGATTCCGGCCTGGCGGAAAAGCAATATACGCGCCATCCGTCCCTGAACGACTACCGCCGTCTGATCCCCTCGCTGATGTGA
- the hslR gene encoding heat shock protein — MKEKSSVEVRLDKWLWAARFYKTRALAREMIEGGKVHYNGQRSKPSKIVELNATLTLRQGNDERTVIVKAITEQRRPASEAVALYEETAESVEKREKMAQARKLNALTMPHPDRRPDKKERRDLLRFKHGDSE, encoded by the coding sequence ATGAAAGAAAAGTCCTCCGTTGAGGTCAGACTGGATAAATGGCTGTGGGCCGCGCGTTTTTATAAAACTCGCGCACTGGCCCGCGAAATGATTGAAGGCGGTAAGGTGCATTACAACGGCCAGCGCAGTAAGCCGAGCAAAATCGTCGAGCTGAACGCAACCCTTACCCTGCGTCAGGGAAATGACGAACGGACGGTGATCGTTAAAGCCATCACCGAACAGCGCCGTCCGGCCAGCGAAGCCGTCGCTCTGTATGAAGAGACGGCGGAAAGCGTGGAAAAACGCGAAAAAATGGCGCAGGCGCGCAAGCTTAACGCCCTGACCATGCCGCATCCGGACAGGCGACCGGACAAGAAAGAGCGCCGCGACCTGTTACGATTTAAACACGGCGACAGCGAATAA
- the hslO gene encoding 33 kDa chaperonin (Heat shock protein 33)(HSP33) encodes MPQHDQLHRYLFENFAVRGELVTVSETLQQILDNHNYPQPVKTVLAELLVATSLLTATLKFAGDITVQLQGDGPLSLAVINGNNQQQMRGVARVQGDISDNADLKTLVGNGYLVITITPEEGERYQGVVGLEGDTLAACLEDYFLRSEQLPTRLFIRTGDVDGKPAAGGMLLQVMPAQNAQAQDFDHLAMLTETIKSEELLTLPANDVLWRLYHEEEVTLYDPQDVEFKCTCSRERCAGALKTLPDEEVDSILAEEGEIDMHCDYCGNHYLFNAMDIAEIRNNASPADPQVH; translated from the coding sequence ATGCCGCAACATGACCAATTACATCGTTATCTGTTTGAAAACTTTGCCGTTCGCGGCGAGCTGGTGACCGTTTCGGAAACCTTGCAACAGATCCTCGACAATCATAACTACCCGCAGCCGGTGAAAACCGTACTGGCCGAACTGCTGGTCGCCACCAGCCTGCTGACCGCAACGCTGAAATTTGCCGGTGACATTACGGTACAGCTCCAGGGCGACGGGCCGTTAAGCCTGGCGGTGATCAATGGCAATAATCAGCAGCAGATGCGCGGCGTGGCCCGCGTTCAGGGCGACATCTCTGACAATGCGGATCTCAAAACGCTGGTTGGCAACGGCTATCTGGTGATCACCATTACTCCGGAAGAAGGGGAACGCTATCAGGGCGTGGTGGGTCTGGAAGGCGATACTCTGGCGGCGTGCCTGGAAGATTACTTCCTGCGCTCCGAGCAGTTGCCGACGCGCCTGTTTATCCGTACCGGCGATGTCGACGGTAAACCAGCGGCAGGTGGAATGTTGCTCCAGGTGATGCCGGCACAGAACGCGCAGGCGCAGGATTTCGACCATCTGGCCATGTTGACGGAAACCATTAAAAGTGAAGAGTTGCTGACGCTACCGGCAAATGACGTGCTGTGGCGTTTGTATCACGAAGAAGAGGTCACGCTCTACGATCCGCAAGATGTTGAGTTCAAATGCACCTGTTCACGCGAACGTTGCGCGGGCGCGCTGAAAACATTGCCGGATGAAGAAGTGGACAGCATTCTGGCGGAAGAAGGCGAAATCGATATGCACTGCGATTACTGCGGTAATCATTACCTGTTCAATGCGATGGATATCGCGGAGATCCGTAACAACGCCTCTCCTGCCGATCCACAGGTTCACTAA
- a CDS encoding membrane protein, with translation MESVALSRTTRWGMMLTGLLQGVLCYLLMAWLVPQNSDWLFYGMPATIALSSMLLLTVVSFKQGAL, from the coding sequence ATGGAGAGTGTAGCGCTTTCACGTACTACTCGCTGGGGTATGATGCTCACCGGTTTGCTGCAGGGAGTCTTGTGCTACCTGCTGATGGCCTGGCTGGTACCGCAAAATAGCGACTGGCTGTTCTATGGTATGCCTGCGACGATAGCGTTGTCGTCAATGCTATTGCTTACCGTGGTCTCTTTTAAACAGGGCGCGCTGTAG